A region from the Azospirillaceae bacterium genome encodes:
- a CDS encoding CHASE domain-containing protein produces MAPLAILAVAIALGLSASLLAADRNRTVVQSSLADRTGEMTKVLRERLTIFQYGLRGARGAIVVAGVDKVTLADFRRYIGTRSLDQEFRGALGFGFIRRVAEADLPAFLDTMQRDGRPSFALKQFAPHAGERFVTQFLEPEERNRPALGADVASHDPRRATAIMAMRSGEVQLTPPLTLLQATGLGTQGFLLLLPVYRPGVDIATPEQRTQAAIGWTFVPLVVGDVLEKSDLIQDDLHFTIRDVTDTPDTEPFFRSHPGDGASVPGDAQNWARDERVFLFGRWWAIHFQAYPAFARPLNLTPPWIPGVAVTVGGALLSLLLQLHLQNLVRQRRAGEEKARQTALLEIQVTARTAELREREERFKSLTELSSDWYWEADRDGRFTDVSAGVARIGLDHAAMVGRTRRDLAADTKDPRLDEYEALVKAGMPFRDFGYDLIGNDGDMRHIVVSGAPVLDRRGICIGFRGSGRDVTEQRRAEQALMASQRFIRAIADNIPGMVGYWDTNLRCRFANKHYVEWFGKRPEEIIGGTMRSLLGERLFAETKTYLKMALAGRPQHFERMQTKADGSEGYIWAHFIPDIDMDGNVQGLFVLVTDVTDMKRAEQELRATTSRLILASKASGIGVWVYDAATGHIDWDEQMLQLYELPNGTADYMEHWAARCLPEDRIRVNAEFAEVVAGNGDLDAEFRIFALDGSIRHIKGASITDYGPDGRPVRIIGVNWDITDIRVREAALVAAQTAAEGVSRAKTDFLANMSHEIRTPLNAILGLAHLIERTELSPDQRGFAAKISAAGRGLLALVNDVLDFSKVEAGKLDLEPAIFDLPRLIDGVSSIVAVTAAEKKLPLYMAIDPGTPTALVGDQLRLQQVLINLVGNAIKFTESGNVALAVRRDGGDDKRPVLRFTVADTGIGIAPETVPTLFDAFTQADTSTTRRFGGSGLGLAISKRLVRLMGGDIGVDSVPGQGSTFWFTVPLDLADTTGQPAYAAPQPAAPASGQRLAGLMLLMVEDNTINQEVGRLILESEGAHIAIAGNGREALDRLTREPRTFDLVLMDMQMPIMDGYEATRRLRQELGLTTLPIIALTAGVLSGERERAYEAGITDFLTKPFDLEQMVQTIRQRLALPELDAVPAQATAAAPGFATIQGPLPGIDLRQAAMRLNGDGVMFTDLLRRFAREFGDNAPRIHDAIREGRVDEAAARLHTLRGAAGHMAANAAADSARIIETALRGGEAIDLDARILDLDGALKVLVDTAAGLAPASAEEAVPEAAGDLDRADLEALVQGLDAGRMDALDLYDRLRPALAGALGADVLALLQRDLDDLAFDAAADRLRPLINP; encoded by the coding sequence TTGGCCCCGCTGGCCATCCTGGCGGTGGCCATCGCCTTGGGGCTGAGCGCATCTCTGCTGGCCGCCGACCGCAATCGCACCGTCGTGCAGTCCAGCCTGGCCGACCGCACGGGGGAGATGACCAAGGTCCTGCGCGAACGCCTAACCATCTTCCAGTACGGCCTGCGCGGCGCGCGCGGCGCCATCGTGGTGGCCGGCGTCGACAAGGTGACCCTGGCCGATTTCCGCCGCTACATCGGCACCCGCTCGCTGGACCAGGAGTTCCGCGGCGCCCTGGGTTTCGGCTTCATCCGCCGCGTGGCCGAGGCCGATCTGCCGGCCTTCCTCGACACCATGCAGCGCGACGGGCGCCCCTCCTTCGCCCTTAAGCAGTTCGCCCCGCACGCCGGCGAACGCTTCGTGACCCAGTTCCTGGAACCGGAGGAGCGGAACCGCCCGGCCCTGGGCGCCGATGTCGCGTCACACGACCCGCGACGGGCGACGGCCATCATGGCCATGCGGTCGGGTGAGGTGCAACTGACGCCCCCCCTCACCCTGCTGCAGGCCACCGGCCTGGGCACCCAGGGATTCCTGCTGCTGCTTCCCGTCTATCGCCCGGGCGTCGACATCGCCACGCCGGAGCAGCGCACCCAGGCCGCCATCGGCTGGACCTTCGTGCCGCTGGTCGTCGGCGATGTGCTGGAAAAGTCCGACCTGATCCAGGACGACCTGCACTTCACCATCCGCGACGTGACCGACACGCCGGACACGGAACCCTTCTTCCGCAGCCACCCCGGCGATGGGGCATCGGTGCCGGGTGACGCCCAGAACTGGGCGCGGGATGAGCGCGTCTTCCTGTTCGGCCGTTGGTGGGCCATCCATTTCCAGGCCTATCCCGCCTTCGCCCGGCCGCTGAACCTGACGCCGCCTTGGATTCCGGGCGTGGCTGTCACCGTCGGCGGCGCCTTGCTGTCCCTGCTGTTGCAGCTGCACCTTCAGAACCTGGTGCGGCAACGCCGCGCGGGTGAGGAAAAGGCGCGCCAGACGGCCCTGCTGGAGATCCAGGTGACCGCCCGCACCGCCGAACTGCGCGAGCGTGAGGAACGCTTCAAGTCCCTGACGGAACTGTCCAGCGACTGGTACTGGGAGGCCGACCGCGACGGGCGCTTCACCGATGTGTCCGCCGGCGTGGCCCGCATCGGCCTGGACCATGCCGCCATGGTCGGCCGGACGCGGCGCGACCTTGCGGCCGACACCAAAGACCCCCGCCTGGATGAGTATGAGGCCCTGGTCAAGGCCGGCATGCCCTTCCGCGACTTCGGGTATGACCTGATCGGCAATGACGGCGACATGCGCCACATCGTGGTCAGCGGCGCCCCTGTACTGGACCGCCGCGGCATCTGCATCGGTTTTCGCGGGTCGGGCCGCGACGTGACGGAACAGCGCCGGGCCGAACAGGCGCTGATGGCCAGCCAGCGTTTCATCCGCGCCATCGCCGACAACATCCCCGGCATGGTGGGATATTGGGACACCAACCTGCGCTGCCGCTTCGCCAACAAGCACTACGTGGAATGGTTCGGCAAGCGGCCGGAGGAGATCATCGGCGGCACCATGCGCAGCCTGCTGGGGGAGCGGCTGTTCGCTGAAACCAAGACCTACCTCAAGATGGCGCTGGCTGGCCGGCCGCAGCATTTCGAACGCATGCAAACCAAGGCCGATGGCAGCGAGGGCTATATCTGGGCCCACTTCATCCCGGACATCGACATGGACGGCAACGTCCAGGGCCTGTTCGTCCTGGTCACCGACGTCACCGACATGAAGCGGGCGGAACAGGAACTGCGCGCCACCACCTCACGCCTGATCCTGGCCAGCAAAGCCAGTGGTATCGGCGTCTGGGTCTATGATGCCGCCACCGGCCATATCGACTGGGACGAGCAGATGCTGCAGCTTTATGAGCTGCCGAACGGCACCGCCGATTACATGGAGCACTGGGCCGCCCGCTGCCTGCCGGAGGACCGCATCCGGGTCAACGCGGAATTCGCCGAGGTCGTGGCTGGCAACGGCGACCTGGACGCCGAATTTCGCATCTTCGCCCTGGACGGCAGCATCCGCCACATCAAGGGCGCCTCCATCACCGACTACGGCCCCGACGGCCGCCCGGTGCGCATCATCGGCGTCAACTGGGACATCACCGACATCCGGGTGCGCGAGGCGGCACTGGTGGCGGCACAGACGGCGGCGGAAGGCGTCAGCCGGGCCAAGACCGACTTCCTGGCCAATATGAGCCATGAGATCCGCACGCCCCTGAACGCCATCCTGGGCTTGGCCCACTTGATCGAGCGCACCGAGCTGTCACCGGACCAGCGGGGGTTCGCCGCCAAGATCTCCGCCGCCGGGCGCGGCCTGCTGGCCCTGGTCAACGACGTGCTGGACTTCTCCAAGGTGGAGGCGGGCAAGCTGGATCTGGAGCCGGCGATCTTCGACCTGCCCCGGTTGATCGACGGCGTCTCCTCCATCGTCGCCGTGACCGCCGCGGAAAAGAAGCTGCCGCTCTATATGGCGATCGATCCCGGCACGCCGACGGCGCTGGTCGGTGACCAGTTGCGCCTGCAGCAGGTGCTGATCAATCTGGTGGGCAACGCCATCAAGTTCACCGAAAGCGGCAACGTGGCCCTGGCCGTGCGCCGGGACGGCGGGGATGACAAGCGCCCCGTGCTGCGCTTCACCGTGGCCGACACCGGCATCGGCATCGCGCCGGAAACCGTACCCACCCTGTTCGACGCCTTCACCCAGGCCGACACCTCCACCACCCGGCGCTTCGGCGGCTCCGGCCTCGGCCTGGCCATCAGCAAGCGCCTGGTCCGCCTGATGGGGGGGGACATCGGTGTGGACAGCGTGCCCGGCCAGGGCAGCACCTTCTGGTTCACGGTGCCGCTGGACCTGGCCGACACCACCGGCCAGCCGGCCTATGCCGCCCCCCAGCCCGCCGCGCCGGCCAGCGGGCAGCGGCTGGCCGGCCTGATGCTGCTGATGGTGGAGGACAACACCATCAACCAGGAGGTGGGCCGCCTGATCCTGGAAAGCGAAGGCGCACACATCGCCATCGCCGGCAACGGACGCGAGGCGCTGGACCGCCTGACGCGCGAACCCCGCACCTTCGACCTGGTGCTGATGGACATGCAGATGCCCATCATGGACGGGTATGAGGCGACGCGCCGCCTGCGCCAGGAATTGGGCCTGACGACCCTGCCCATCATCGCGCTGACCGCCGGGGTGTTGAGCGGGGAGCGGGAGCGCGCCTATGAGGCCGGCATCACCGACTTCCTGACCAAGCCCTTCGACCTGGAACAGATGGTGCAGACCATCCGCCAACGCCTGGCCCTGCCGGAGTTGGACGCGGTGCCCGCTCAGGCCACGGCCGCGGCGCCCGGCTTCGCAACCATCCAGGGGCCCCTGCCCGGCATCGACCTGCGCCAGGCGGCCATGCGCCTGAACGGTGACGGCGTCATGTTCACCGACCTGCTGCGGCGCTTCGCCCGCGAGTTCGGGGACAACGCCCCGAGGATCCACGACGCCATCCGCGAAGGCCGGGTGGACGAGGCCGCCGCCCGCCTGCACACCCTGCGCGGGGCCGCCGGCCACATGGCGGCGAACGCGGCGGCCGACAGCGCCCGCATCATCGAAACCGCCCTGCGGGGCGGGGAGGCCATCGACCTGGACGCCCGTATCCTCGACCTAGACGGGGCCCTGAAAGTCCTGGTCGATACGGCCGCCGGCCTGGCGCCGGCGTCGGCCGAAGAGGCGGTGCCGGAAGCGGCCGGCGACCTGGACCGGGCCGATCTGGAGGCCCTGGTTCAGGGGCTGGACGCCGGGCGCATGGACGCCCTGGATCTGTACGACCGGCTGCGCCCCGCCCTAGCCGGCGCATTGGGCGCCGACGTGCTGGCGCTGTTGCAGCGCGACCTGGACGACCTTGCCTTCGACGCCGCCGCCGACCGGCTGCGGCCCCTTATCAATCCTTGA
- a CDS encoding diguanylate cyclase, whose product MATPSTAPFRILVVDDDVASVRVLSSILNEMGEVFFATNGPAALKRVHGERPDLVLLDAEMPGMDGFAVCATLKSDPQFQDLPILFVTAHSDIEFETRALELGAVDFISKPFSPAIVKARVKTHLTLKQRTDALNRLVSQDSLTGIANRRAFDKALDAEMRRAHRAGGMLSLLMIDVDFFKRYNDHYGHPAGDDCLRRVASALAGVVKRPGELVARFGGEEFAVVLPACTASGAILLAEKLRAAVADMEIPHAQSDVCSTVTISLGIANHTFGPDEDATVPTLVQDLQTALLLAADHGLYQAKRTGRNRAVLAEMTEGGATA is encoded by the coding sequence TTGGCCACACCCAGCACCGCCCCCTTCCGCATCCTGGTGGTGGACGATGACGTCGCCAGCGTCCGCGTCCTGTCATCGATCCTGAACGAAATGGGCGAGGTGTTCTTCGCCACCAATGGTCCGGCCGCCCTGAAGCGCGTGCACGGCGAACGGCCGGACCTGGTGCTGCTGGACGCGGAGATGCCGGGCATGGACGGTTTCGCCGTCTGCGCCACCCTGAAGTCCGACCCGCAGTTCCAGGACCTGCCCATCCTGTTCGTCACCGCCCATTCGGATATCGAGTTCGAAACCCGGGCCCTGGAGCTGGGGGCGGTGGACTTCATCTCCAAACCCTTCAGCCCGGCCATCGTCAAGGCGCGGGTCAAGACCCACCTGACCCTGAAGCAACGCACCGACGCCCTGAACCGCCTGGTGTCGCAGGACAGCCTGACTGGCATCGCCAACCGCCGCGCCTTCGATAAGGCCCTGGACGCGGAGATGCGCCGGGCCCACCGCGCCGGCGGCATGCTGTCGCTGCTGATGATCGATGTCGATTTCTTCAAGCGCTACAACGACCATTACGGTCATCCGGCGGGCGACGACTGCCTGCGCCGGGTGGCGTCCGCCTTGGCCGGGGTCGTCAAGCGGCCGGGCGAACTGGTGGCCCGCTTCGGCGGGGAGGAGTTCGCCGTCGTGCTACCGGCCTGCACCGCCAGCGGCGCCATCCTGCTGGCGGAAAAGCTGCGCGCCGCCGTGGCCGACATGGAAATCCCCCATGCCCAGTCCGACGTCTGCAGCACCGTGACCATCAGCCTGGGCATCGCCAACCACACCTTCGGACCGGATGAGGACGCCACCGTGCCCACCTTGGTGCAGGATCTGCAAACCGCCCTGCTGCTGGCCGCCGACCACGGCCTGTACCAGGCCAAGCGCACGGGGCGCAACCGGGCCGTGCTGGCGGAAATGACCGAGGGTGGCGCCACGGCGTGA
- the selA gene encoding L-seryl-tRNA(Sec) selenium transferase, whose protein sequence is MHPRDLPSITAVLGSPAAAALLERHGRAAATDAARAVLADLRAALLASQVPSGGTDADAVAALALTRVEAADRSKLRPLFNLTGTVLHTNLGRALLAQEAIAAAAAAMADPVALEFDLEDGGRGERDDHVRALLCELTGAEDATLVNNNAAAVLLTLNTLARGRDAIVSRGELIEIGGAFRMPDIMAQAGARLVEVGTTNRTHAKDYKAALGPDTGVVLKVHTSNYLIQGFTKEVTAPELSALAKAAGVPLLNDLGSGTLVDLSRYGLKREPTVREAVAEGADLVTFSGDKLLGGPQAGFIVGRRDLVTAVNRNPMKRALRVDKIRLAAIEATLKLYRDPDRLAQRLPTLFLLARPQAEIAEQARRLAPALAAALGDGYAVEVCACDSQIGSGALPLDTLPSAGLAITAGGHALNALAAAFRALPRPVIGHITEGRLVLDLRCLRDEDAFVANLAGLSV, encoded by the coding sequence ATGCACCCGCGCGATTTGCCGTCCATCACCGCCGTCCTGGGCAGCCCCGCCGCCGCCGCCCTGCTGGAACGCCATGGCCGCGCCGCCGCCACCGATGCCGCGCGCGCCGTGCTGGCCGACCTGCGCGCCGCCCTGCTGGCCAGTCAGGTGCCCAGCGGCGGCACCGACGCGGATGCCGTCGCCGCCCTGGCGCTGACCCGGGTGGAGGCGGCCGACAGGTCCAAGCTGCGGCCGCTGTTCAACCTGACCGGCACCGTGCTGCACACCAACCTGGGCCGGGCCTTGCTGGCGCAAGAGGCCATCGCGGCGGCGGCCGCCGCCATGGCCGATCCGGTGGCCCTGGAATTCGACCTGGAGGACGGCGGCCGGGGGGAGCGTGACGACCATGTCCGCGCCCTGCTGTGCGAACTGACGGGGGCGGAGGACGCCACCCTGGTCAACAACAACGCCGCCGCCGTGCTGCTGACCCTGAACACCCTGGCGCGCGGCCGCGACGCCATCGTCTCACGCGGGGAACTGATCGAGATCGGCGGCGCCTTCCGCATGCCCGACATCATGGCCCAGGCCGGCGCCCGCCTGGTGGAGGTTGGCACCACCAACCGCACCCACGCCAAGGATTACAAGGCGGCACTGGGGCCGGACACCGGCGTGGTGCTGAAGGTCCACACCTCCAACTACCTGATCCAGGGCTTCACCAAGGAAGTTACGGCCCCGGAACTATCGGCCCTGGCCAAGGCCGCCGGCGTGCCGCTGCTGAACGATCTGGGGTCCGGCACCCTGGTCGACCTGTCGCGCTATGGCCTGAAGCGGGAACCGACGGTGCGCGAGGCGGTGGCGGAGGGGGCGGACCTGGTGACCTTCTCCGGCGACAAGCTGCTGGGCGGGCCGCAGGCGGGCTTCATCGTCGGCCGCCGCGACCTGGTTACCGCCGTCAACCGCAACCCGATGAAGCGGGCCCTGCGCGTGGACAAGATCCGCCTGGCCGCCATCGAAGCGACGCTGAAGCTGTACCGCGATCCCGACCGCCTGGCCCAGCGCCTGCCCACCCTGTTCCTGCTGGCCCGACCGCAAGCCGAGATCGCCGAGCAGGCCCGCCGCCTGGCCCCGGCCCTGGCGGCGGCGCTGGGCGACGGTTACGCGGTGGAGGTGTGCGCCTGCGACAGCCAGATCGGCTCCGGCGCGTTGCCGCTGGACACGCTGCCCAGTGCCGGTCTGGCCATCACGGCCGGCGGCCATGCCCTGAACGCCCTGGCGGCCGCCTTCCGCGCCCTGCCCCGCCCCGTCATCGGCCACATCACGGAGGGGCGCCTGGTGCTGGACCTGCGCTGCCTGCGCGATGAGGACGCCTTCGTCGCCAACCTGGCCGGGCTGTCCGTATGA
- the selB gene encoding selenocysteine-specific translation elongation factor, translating to MIIGTAGHIDHGKTALVRALTGVDGDRLKEEKARGITIDLGFAYLPTEGGPTLGFVDVPGHERFVHTMVAGAGGIDYALLVVAADDGLMPQTREHLAIIDLLGIRRGIIALTKADIAPPGRIEALTAEIAATLADSSLAGAEILPVSALTGQGVDTLRRRLEDAAKDMAQGQDRGGDGAFRLAIDRAFTLTGVGVVVTGTVLSGVVRVGDTVTVSPSGLTARVRSLHAQNQVAQEGRAGDRCALNLAGPDITKDALHRGDMVLAPGLHAPTDRIEATLRLLPRETKGEGAPKPLGQWFPVRLHHAAAEVGGRIVLLGDDALAPGAAAPVQLVLDRPIAAAAGDRYIIRDVSAQHTLGGGRFIDLRPPARRRRTPERAAQRAALAIPDAKVALTALLAAPPFLVDLSAFVRDRALPPGTADALAAELGLVVLEQTALSADSWAAFLAQLAEKLAAYHAENPDLQGLGREKLRLALQPRLPAAVFMPALQRAVAQGLVALDGSFVRLAGHTVRLAPVDEESWEELAPLLGGEVRFRPPRVRDIAEATGRTEAEARRLLKLAGRMGWADEVAHDHFFLRDTVREMLALAVDVAANAPDGTFVVAPFRDRMDNGRKVAIQILDFFDRHGITLRRGDLRRINPHRLDLFGPPVLLSGERP from the coding sequence ATGATCATCGGCACCGCCGGCCATATCGACCACGGCAAGACCGCCCTGGTCCGCGCCCTGACCGGCGTGGACGGCGACCGCCTGAAGGAAGAGAAGGCGCGCGGCATCACCATCGACCTAGGGTTCGCCTACCTGCCCACCGAGGGCGGGCCGACCCTGGGTTTCGTCGACGTGCCGGGGCATGAGCGTTTCGTCCACACCATGGTGGCCGGCGCCGGCGGCATCGACTACGCCCTGCTGGTGGTGGCGGCCGACGACGGCCTGATGCCGCAGACCCGGGAACATCTGGCCATCATCGACCTGCTGGGCATCCGCCGGGGCATCATCGCCCTGACCAAGGCCGACATCGCCCCGCCCGGCCGTATCGAGGCGCTGACCGCCGAGATCGCCGCCACCCTGGCCGATAGCAGCCTGGCGGGTGCTGAAATCCTGCCCGTCTCCGCCTTGACCGGCCAGGGTGTGGACACCCTGCGCCGGCGCCTGGAGGATGCGGCCAAGGACATGGCCCAGGGGCAAGACCGCGGCGGGGATGGCGCCTTCCGCCTGGCCATCGACCGCGCCTTCACCCTGACGGGCGTGGGCGTGGTGGTCACCGGCACCGTACTGTCCGGCGTGGTGCGGGTGGGCGACACGGTGACCGTCAGCCCGTCCGGCCTGACCGCCCGCGTCCGCTCCCTCCACGCCCAGAACCAGGTGGCGCAGGAGGGCCGCGCCGGTGACCGCTGCGCCCTGAACCTGGCGGGACCGGACATCACCAAGGACGCCCTGCACCGGGGCGACATGGTGCTGGCCCCCGGCCTGCACGCCCCCACCGACCGCATCGAGGCCACGCTACGCCTGCTGCCCCGCGAGACCAAGGGGGAGGGCGCGCCCAAGCCGCTGGGCCAGTGGTTCCCCGTGCGCCTGCACCACGCGGCGGCGGAGGTCGGTGGCCGCATCGTCCTGCTGGGCGACGACGCCCTGGCCCCGGGGGCGGCGGCGCCGGTGCAACTGGTGCTGGACCGGCCGATCGCGGCGGCGGCCGGCGACCGCTACATCATCCGCGACGTATCAGCCCAGCACACGCTGGGTGGCGGCCGTTTCATCGACCTGCGCCCACCCGCCCGGCGCCGGCGCACGCCGGAACGCGCGGCACAGCGGGCGGCCCTGGCCATCCCTGACGCGAAAGTGGCGCTGACCGCCCTGCTGGCCGCCCCGCCCTTCCTGGTGGACCTCTCAGCCTTCGTCCGCGACCGCGCCCTGCCGCCCGGCACGGCCGACGCCCTGGCCGCCGAACTGGGCCTGGTGGTGCTGGAACAAACCGCCCTGTCGGCCGACAGCTGGGCCGCCTTCCTGGCGCAACTGGCGGAGAAACTGGCGGCCTATCACGCTGAGAACCCGGACCTTCAGGGCCTGGGGCGGGAGAAACTGCGCCTGGCACTACAGCCCCGCCTGCCGGCCGCCGTCTTCATGCCGGCGCTGCAACGGGCGGTGGCCCAGGGGCTGGTGGCGCTGGACGGGTCCTTCGTCCGCCTGGCCGGCCACACCGTGCGCCTGGCCCCGGTGGATGAGGAATCGTGGGAAGAACTGGCCCCCCTGCTGGGCGGCGAGGTCCGCTTCCGCCCGCCGCGCGTGCGCGACATCGCCGAGGCCACCGGCCGAACGGAGGCGGAAGCGCGCCGCCTGCTGAAGCTGGCCGGCCGCATGGGCTGGGCGGATGAGGTGGCGCACGACCATTTCTTCCTGCGCGACACCGTGCGCGAGATGCTGGCCCTGGCGGTGGACGTGGCGGCCAACGCCCCCGACGGCACCTTCGTCGTCGCCCCCTTCCGCGACCGCATGGACAACGGCCGCAAGGTCGCCATTCAGATCCTGGATTTCTTCGACCGCCACGGCATCACGCTGCGCCGGGGTGACCTGCGCCGCATCAACCCGCACCGTCTGGACTTGTTCGGCCCGCCTGTGCTTTTGTCTGGCGAGCGGCCGTAA
- a CDS encoding acyl carrier protein: MQDDAIYAALAPIFEEVFMRDDLVLMPDLSAKDVAGWDSFKQIEIIIAAEAEFGFKFHTRDLDSLRNVGDLVRVIREKGTAKV, encoded by the coding sequence ATGCAAGATGACGCAATTTACGCCGCCCTGGCGCCCATATTCGAAGAGGTGTTCATGCGGGATGATCTCGTCCTGATGCCTGACCTGTCGGCGAAGGACGTCGCTGGTTGGGATTCCTTTAAGCAGATTGAAATCATCATCGCTGCTGAGGCGGAGTTCGGCTTCAAGTTCCACACCCGTGATCTTGATAGCCTGCGGAATGTGGGTGATCTGGTCCGGGTCATCCGTGAGAAAGGGACCGCCAAGGTCTAG
- a CDS encoding HAD-IIIC family phosphatase, which yields MSWLPEVDGWRSALKDFAKTPDAAWVQAVTLANARLGFSQTNALDEMVVRRWGETVPDGITGKPVRLAILGSATLTHLKPGIRIGGLRRGLHVSVYENDYGQYRQELEDEGSALYAFRPTVVLFALDAVTLTSSLRIGQTAAEARGTLDATLEEVRHCWRLARRAFGGLVIQQACLPVFPALLGNNEHRLPGSRAWGVTYLNDRLRAIADEEGVDILAVDAQAAEHGLGAWHGEGLWHRSKQEVALTAAPLYGDLVARLMAAKQGRSFKCLALDLDNTLWGGVIGDDGLEGITLGQGSALGEAYVAFQAYARDLSRRGVILAVCSKNDDKNAREPFERHPDMILHLPDIACFVANWTDKATNLRHIAKELNIGIDSIVFVDDNPFERNLVRQELPMVAVPEVSDDPTFFPKILAAAGYFEGLAVTEDDLARTTQYAGNQLRDSFRTQATDMASYLAGLEMRLVSRDFDRIGLQRIVQLINKTNQFNLTTRRYTDAQVQGVMEDGAAVGLQLRLTDRFGDNGIIGIIIGRLEGNDFVIDTWLMSCRVLGRQVEVTTLNLVAERARALGARRLVGQYIATDKNGMVREHYRNLGFTVVHADEQGCRGELDIEGFAPRPTAITMVSE from the coding sequence TTGTCGTGGCTCCCCGAGGTTGATGGCTGGCGGTCGGCGCTTAAGGACTTTGCCAAGACGCCCGACGCGGCCTGGGTCCAGGCCGTCACCCTGGCCAATGCCCGCCTGGGCTTTTCCCAAACCAACGCGTTGGATGAGATGGTGGTCCGTCGTTGGGGGGAAACCGTTCCAGACGGGATCACCGGCAAACCCGTCAGGCTCGCCATCCTTGGCAGTGCCACATTGACGCACCTGAAGCCCGGCATCCGGATCGGCGGTTTGCGCCGCGGCCTTCATGTTTCGGTCTACGAGAACGACTATGGCCAGTATCGCCAGGAGTTGGAGGACGAGGGCTCCGCCCTGTACGCCTTCCGCCCGACGGTCGTGCTGTTCGCCCTGGACGCGGTGACGCTGACCAGCAGCCTGCGCATCGGCCAGACGGCGGCGGAGGCGCGGGGGACATTGGATGCCACCTTGGAAGAGGTGCGGCATTGCTGGCGGCTGGCGCGACGGGCGTTCGGGGGCCTGGTGATCCAGCAGGCCTGCCTGCCGGTGTTTCCCGCCCTGTTGGGCAATAACGAGCACCGGCTGCCCGGCTCACGCGCCTGGGGCGTCACGTACCTCAATGACCGCTTGCGCGCCATCGCGGATGAGGAGGGTGTGGACATCCTGGCCGTGGATGCCCAGGCCGCCGAACACGGACTGGGCGCCTGGCACGGCGAGGGCCTTTGGCACCGTTCGAAGCAGGAGGTGGCGTTGACCGCGGCCCCCCTATACGGGGATCTGGTCGCGCGCCTGATGGCGGCCAAGCAGGGGCGGTCGTTCAAGTGCCTGGCCTTGGACTTGGACAACACCCTTTGGGGCGGCGTCATCGGCGATGACGGGCTTGAGGGCATCACCCTGGGCCAGGGCAGCGCCTTGGGTGAGGCCTACGTCGCCTTCCAGGCCTATGCCCGCGATCTTTCGCGCCGGGGTGTCATTCTGGCCGTGTGTTCCAAGAACGATGACAAGAACGCGCGTGAGCCGTTCGAGCGGCATCCCGACATGATCCTGCATTTGCCGGACATCGCCTGCTTCGTCGCGAATTGGACGGACAAGGCCACCAATTTGCGGCACATCGCCAAGGAACTGAACATCGGCATCGACAGCATCGTGTTCGTTGACGACAACCCGTTCGAACGCAACCTCGTGCGCCAGGAACTGCCCATGGTGGCGGTGCCCGAAGTATCGGACGACCCCACCTTTTTTCCTAAGATCCTGGCCGCCGCCGGATATTTCGAAGGGCTGGCGGTGACCGAGGATGATCTGGCCCGCACCACCCAGTATGCGGGCAACCAGCTGCGCGATTCATTCCGCACCCAGGCCACGGACATGGCCTCATATCTGGCCGGCCTGGAAATGCGTCTGGTCAGCCGCGATTTCGACCGGATCGGCCTGCAGCGCATCGTGCAGCTGATCAACAAGACGAACCAGTTCAACCTGACCACCCGCCGCTACACCGACGCCCAGGTGCAGGGCGTCATGGAAGATGGCGCTGCCGTCGGGTTGCAGCTTCGCCTCACCGACCGGTTCGGCGACAACGGCATCATCGGCATCATCATCGGGCGCCTTGAGGGGAACGATTTCGTCATCGACACTTGGCTGATGAGTTGCCGGGTGCTGGGACGACAGGTGGAGGTCACCACCCTGAACCTGGTCGCCGAACGCGCCCGCGCCCTGGGGGCCCGCCGCCTGGTGGGGCAATATATTGCCACCGACAAGAACGGCATGGTGCGGGAGCATTATCGGAATTTAGGCTTCACCGTCGTTCACGCCGATGAACAAGGGTGCCGCGGCGAGTTGGACATCGAAGGCTTCGCACCGAGGCCGACGGCGATAACCATGGTTTCGGAGTAG